The Oscillatoria sp. FACHB-1406 genome includes a window with the following:
- a CDS encoding WecB/TagA/CpsF family glycosyltransferase — protein sequence MLAESKESSVLGVPIHLCNDYAGWVRSRLEQKVGTHIITLNAEMAMLAERDPEFGEIVRSAELVIPDGSGVVLYLRLRNQQQHRCPGIELAGALVESLGCLGDSATVVFYGGAPGVAERAAEFWQQRCPGLKVVFRNGFLSTSEEEEFLNLLRDRQPSLILVGLGVPRQELWIRRHRALCPEATWIGVGGSFDIWSGSKSRAPVWLREIHLEWLYRLYQEPWRWRRMLVLPQFAWRALIAGK from the coding sequence ATGTTGGCAGAATCAAAAGAATCTTCGGTACTCGGAGTCCCCATCCACTTATGTAACGACTACGCGGGTTGGGTGCGATCGCGGCTCGAACAAAAAGTTGGCACTCACATTATCACGCTGAATGCAGAAATGGCAATGTTAGCCGAGCGCGACCCCGAATTTGGCGAGATCGTGCGGAGCGCAGAACTGGTCATTCCCGACGGTTCGGGCGTTGTCCTTTACCTGCGCTTGCGCAACCAACAGCAGCACCGCTGTCCGGGAATTGAACTCGCTGGAGCGCTGGTCGAATCGCTGGGTTGTTTGGGAGACTCTGCTACTGTTGTATTTTATGGCGGCGCGCCGGGAGTCGCAGAACGAGCGGCGGAGTTTTGGCAACAACGCTGTCCGGGACTAAAAGTCGTATTCCGTAACGGCTTTCTTTCAACCAGCGAAGAAGAGGAATTTCTGAATTTGTTGCGCGATCGACAGCCCAGCTTGATTTTAGTGGGTTTGGGCGTACCGCGTCAGGAATTGTGGATTCGTCGCCATCGCGCCCTCTGTCCGGAAGCAACTTGGATTGGGGTTGGGGGCAGTTTTGATATTTGGTCGGGTTCAAAATCGAGAGCGCCCGTCTGGTTGCGCGAAATCCATCTAGAATGGCTCTATCGCCTGTATCAAGAGCCTTGGCGCTGGCGGCGAATGTTAGTCTTGCCTCAATTT